The genomic stretch TGACTTTCAACGAAGGCAAAAAGAATGAAGTAAAAGCCATCAACAACGTCAGCTTCGATATCTATGAAGGTGAAGTCTTTGGTTTAGTTGGTGAATCAGGTTCTGGTAAAACAACTGTTGGACGTGCTATCTTAAAACTTTACGATATTAGTGATGGTGAAATCGACTTTAATGGAGAAACAGTTTCTAACCTTAAAGGTAAAGAATTGCATGAATTCCGTAAAAATGTGCAAATGATTTTCCAAGACCCACAAGCAAGTCTTAATGGACGTATGAAAATCCGTGACATCGTTGCCGAAGGTCTTGATATTCACAAACTTGTTAATAGTAAAGAAGAGCGTGATGAAAAAGTTCAAGAATTACTTTCTCTAGTAGGTTTGAACAAAGATCACATGACTCGTTACCCACACGAATTCTCTGGTGGTCAACGTCAACGTATTGGTATTGCACGTGCTCTTGCTGTACAACCAAAATTCATTATTGCTGATGAACCAATTTCTGCGCTTGACGTGTCTATTCAAGCTCAAGTTGTTAACTTGATGCAAAAACTTCAACGCGAAAAAGGCTTGACTTATCTCTTCATCGCTCACGATTTGTCAATGGTCAAATACATTTCAGATCGTATTGGTGTAATGCACTGGGGTAAAATGCTTGAAATTGGAACATCTGAAGATGTTTACAATAACCCAATTCACCCATACACTAAGAGTTTATTGTCTGCAATTCCAGAACCAGATCCAGAATCTGAACGTGAACGCGTGCATCAAGTTTATGATCCAAGTGCAGAACTTGATGGTCAAGAACGTGAAATGCGTGAAATTACACCAGGTCACTTTGTACTTTCTACTGAAGCTGAAGCTGAAGAATATAAAAAAGCATTATCATAATTATAAAGAGGGCAAAGAGCCCTCTTTTTTGCGTTTAAAGGTTCCTAAAAGTCAATTTAGTTGCATTATAAGAGAAGAAGTATTAGAATGTACACGAAGTCAATTACTGCTGAATTGAGCGATTTCAGAGGGTTCTGATGGCAAATTGAAAAAAACTGAAAAAAGTTTCATAAAAGCGTTGACACGTTGTAGTAAATTTAGTATACTAATATAGCTGTTGTTCGAGAGGACGACGGAAACAAGTTTGAAACAAACTTGAAAATTTCTTGAAAAAAGGTATTGACAACGAGTTTCAAATTTGATAGAATATAGAAGTTGTCTCTGATGAGACAAAGACCTTTGAAAACTGAACAATACGAACCAAACGTGCGGGTTACGGAAGTAACCTGTCAAAAACGATAAATCTGTCAGTGACAGAATGAGAACAAG from Streptococcus ruminicola encodes the following:
- a CDS encoding ABC transporter ATP-binding protein → MTENRKKLVELKNVSLTFNEGKKNEVKAINNVSFDIYEGEVFGLVGESGSGKTTVGRAILKLYDISDGEIDFNGETVSNLKGKELHEFRKNVQMIFQDPQASLNGRMKIRDIVAEGLDIHKLVNSKEERDEKVQELLSLVGLNKDHMTRYPHEFSGGQRQRIGIARALAVQPKFIIADEPISALDVSIQAQVVNLMQKLQREKGLTYLFIAHDLSMVKYISDRIGVMHWGKMLEIGTSEDVYNNPIHPYTKSLLSAIPEPDPESERERVHQVYDPSAELDGQEREMREITPGHFVLSTEAEAEEYKKALS